The Kribbella sp. NBC_00662 nucleotide sequence CGATGCGGCGGGTGCCGGACGTGCTCGACGTGTGGTTCGACTCGGGGTCGATGAGTTTCGCGCAGGTGCATTACCCGTTCGAGAACCAGGACTGGTTCGAAAACCACTTCCCGGGCGACTTCATCGTCGAGTACATCGGCCAGACGCGCGGCTGGTTCTACACGCTGCATGTGTTGTCGACGGCGTTGTTCGACCGGCCGGCGTTCCGGTCGTGCCTGAGTCACGGGATCGTGCTCGGCAACGACGGGCAGAAGATGAGCAAGTCGCTGCGGAACTACCCGGACGTCACCGAGGTCTTCGATCGCGACGGTGCGGACGCGATGCGCTGGTTCCTGATGTCGAGCCCGATCCTGCGCGGCGGCAACCTGATCGTCACCGAGCAGGCCATCCGCGACGGGGTCCGCCAAACGCTCATCCCGCTCTGGAACGCCTGGTCCTTCTTCACGCTCTACGCCAACGCCGCGGATGTCTCCGGCACCTGGTCGACCGCGTCGTCGCACGTGCTGGACCGCTATCTGCTGGCCGGCCTCCGTGCGCTCGTCACCGACGTCCAGTCCCACCTCGATCGCTACGACATCGCCTCCGCGTGTGATGCGGTCCAGGGCTACACCGAGGTCCTCACCAACTGGTACATCCGCCGCTCCCGCGAGCGCTTCTGGTCCGGCGAACAGGACGCGATCAACACGCTCTACACCGCCCTCGAGGTCTTGTGCCGTACGGCGGCACCGCTCCTGCCGCTGGTGACCGAGGACATCTGGCGCGGCCTGACCGGTGAACGATCCGTGCACCTGACCGACTGGCCGTCGTACGACGAACTCCCCGACGACCCGGAGCTGGTTGAGCGGATGGAGCGGGCCCGCGAGGTGTGTTCGGTCGCATCGTCGATCCGGAAGGCGAGTGGGATCCGGGCTCGTCAGCCGTTGCTCACGCTGACTGTTGCGAGTGCCGCCGATCTGGCCGACCTGGTGCCATTGATCGCGGCCGAGGTGAATGTTCGCGACGTCGTGCTGACGTCGGCCGACGCGGTTGATGCGCCGGTCTCGCAGCGGTTGACGGTGAACGCGCGGGCGGCCGGCCCGCGGCTGGGGCGCGACGTACAGCAGGTGATCAAGGCGTCGAAGAGTGGCGACTGGTCGGTTTCGGCCGATGGCGTGGTAGTTGCTGGCGGCATCGAACTGCAGGACGGTGAGTACACGCTGGAGACCACGCTCGCGGACGGACACGAGGCGAGTGCGCTGCTTCCCGGCGGCGGGTTCGTCGTACTGGACACGACGATCACGCCGGACCTGGAGGCGGAGGGTGTCGCGCGGGACGTCGTACGCGCGATCCAGCAGGCGCGGCGGGACGCGGGGCTCGAAGTCACCGACCGGATCCGCCTGTCGGTGACTGCCGAACCCGCGGTGGTCGCTGCCGTGGAGATGCACCGCGAGCTGATCGCCGGTGAGGCGCTGGCCGACGACCTCGAGGTCGCCGAGGGTCGAGAACTGAGTGTGCGCGTCGAGAAGGCGGACGCGCACCACTGACCAACCATCGCCGCGTGCCTGGGTTCACGCTCACCCGGTCCAGGCTGGGGCCCGCCTGACGGACTTGGTCAGTGGCTGGTGTTCGGCAGCGGGACATTAGTCTGCTCTGCATGGAGACGCGGAAGCTTGGACGGACCGGTCGGGACGTGGGCGTGGTCGGCCTCGGTGCGTGGCAGTTGGGTGCGGACTGGGGCGTGGTGAACGAGAGCGACGCGCTCGGCGTGCTGCATGCGGCGATCGAGGGTGGTGTCACGTTCATCGACACCGCCGACGTGTACGGCGATGGGCGGAGCGAGCGGCTTGTCGGACAGGTGCTGAAGTCGCACGAGGGGCTGACCGTGGCGACGAAGATGGGCCGCCGGGTCGAGCAGGTGCCGGAGAACTACAACCTCGACAACTTCCGCGCGTGGAACGACCGCTCCCGGCAGAATCTCGGTGTGGACACGATCGACCTGGTCCAGCTGCACTGCCCGCCGACGCCGGTGTACTCGAACGACGAGGTGTTCGACGCGCTCGACTCGATGGTCGACGAGGGGCGGATCGCGGCCTACGGCGTGAGCGTCGAGACCTGCGCCGAGGCACTCACCGCGATCGCGCGGCCGAATGTGGCGTCGGTGCAGATCATCCTGAACGCGTTCCGCCTGAAGCCGCTCGACGAGGTGCTCCCGGCGGCTGCCGCAGCCGGTGTCGGCATCATTGCCCGCGTCCCGCTGGCAAGCGGTCTCCTGTCCGGTAAGTACGACGAGCACACGACGTTCTCGGCCGACGACCACCGCACGTACAACCGCCACGGCGAGGCGTTCGACGTCGGCGAGACCTTCTCCGGCGTCGACTTCACCACCGGCCTCGCCGCCGTCCGCCGCCTGATGCCCTGGCTCTCTGCCGGCACCACGATGTCCCAGTTCGCCCTCCGCTGGATCCTCGACCAGCCCGGCGTCTCCGTCGTCATCCCCGGCGCCCGCAACCCCGACCAGGTAGCCGGCAACATCTCCGCCGCCACCATCCCGCCGCTCACCGAAGACCAGCTGACCGCCGTCCGCACCACCTACGACGAGCTCATCCGCCCGCAGATCCACGACCGCTGGTAACACGCTGTCCGCATTGTGGACCGACTCCGTGGTTGGCGGGGTCGGTGCGGCGCTCGCCGTACCGTGGAGGCGTGTTGGTGATCGAGAAGGTGACGTACGACGCGATCGTGGCGCATGCCCGGAAGGATCATCCGGATGAGGCGTGCGGTGTGGTCGCGGGCGCGGAGGGGTCGGATCGGGCTACCCGGTTCATCCCGATGCTGAACGCGGCGATGTCACCGACGTTCTACGAGTTCGACTCCGGGGATCTGTTCCGGCTGTACAAGGAGATGGGCGAGCGGGACGAGGAACCGGTGGTGATCTACCACTCGCACACCGCCACCGAGGCGTACCCGTCGCGGACCGACATCAACCTGGCGCAGGAGCCGGGCGCGCACTACGTGCTGGTGTCGACGCGGGACGGCGCGGACTCCCCGGCGTACGACGGGCCGGTCGAGTTCCGCTCGTACCGGATCGTCGACGGCGAGGTCACGGAAGAAGAAGTACGCGTAGTTGGTTCTTATGAAGAAACCTCTGAAGGAGAGCACTGAGATGGCGATCGAGCTGCGCGTGCCGACGATCCTGCGCACCTATACCGGTGGCGCGAAGGCGGTCGACGGTGACGGCGCGACCCTGGCCGAGTTCATCGACAACGTCAACGGCAACCACCCGGGCCTCAAGGAGCGCATCGTGGAGGGTGAGCCGGAGGAGCTGCGCCGGTTCGTGAACGTGTACGTGAACGACGAGGACGTCCGGTTCACCGGCGGCCTGAAGACCGAGATCAAGGACGGCGACGTCGTCGTCGTACTGCCCGCGGTCGCCGGCGGCTGATCATGCGCTTCGACAGCCTGCTGGATTCGGTCGGAGGTACGCCGCTGGTCGGGCTGCCGAAGCTCTCGCCGTCGGCCGACGTCCGGCTCTGGGCCAAGCTCGAGGACCACAACCCGACCGGCTCGATCAAGGACCGGGCCGCGCTGCGGATGCTGCTGGACGCGGAGAAGGACGGTCGGCTCCGTCCGGGCAACACGATCCTCGAGCCGACGTCGGGCAACACCGGGATCTCGCTGGCGATGGCGGCCAAGCTGCGCGGCTACCGGATGGTCTGCGTGATGCCGGAGAACACCTCCGCGGAGCGCCGCCAGATCCTGCGGATGTGGGGCGTCGAGATCATCTCGTCCCCGGCCGCGGGCGGATCCAACGAGGCCGTGCGGGTCGCGAAACAGGTCGCCGAGGACCACCCGGACTGGGTGATGCTGTACCAGTACGGCAACCCGTCGAACGCCCTCGCCCACTACGACGGCACCGCCCGGGAGATCTTCACGGACCTCCCGTCGGTGACCCATTTCGTCGCCGGCCTCGGCACGACCGGCACGCTGATGGGCGCCGGCCGCTTCTTTCGCGAGCACAAGCCCGAGGTGAAGATCGTCGCCGCCGAGCCGCGGTACGGCGAACTCGTCTACGGCCTGCGCAATCTCGACGAGGGTTTCGTCCCCGAGCTGTACGACGAGACGCTGATCGACGCCCGCTTCTCGGTCGGACCGCGCGACGCCGTCCGCCGGGTGCGTGAACTGCTCGACAACGAGGGCATCTTCGCCGGTATCTCGACCGGCGCGATCCTGCACGCCGCGCTCGGACAGGCGGCCAAGTGCGTGCGGGACGGCGAGACCGCGGATATCGCGTTCGTGGTCGCTGACGGCGGCTGGAAGTATCTGTCGACCGGTGCCTACGAAGGCACGATCGACGAGGCGGAGGACCGCCTCGAAGGCCAGCTCTGGGCCTGATGACCGGGCCGGCGGGCGGAGTGCCGGTCCGGACGTGATGCCCTTTGTTGCCTTGGGCATCTAAAAGAGGGTCAGGTCATGTCCGCCTACTGTTGTTTGAAGAAGATTCTGCGGCCGAATCGTGGCTGGATCCCACGACCCTTGCAGCTGCTGCAGGGGCGCTGGGCGTAGCTGAAGATGCTGCCGTGGTGCCGGCCGGCACCTTTGCATCGGCCGCATTTCGCGTTCGGGTGCAGGGACAATGAGACGACGTACAGCGCGAACGCCGCCATCAGGAGCAGCACCAGCATGCCGGTCGGCCCGATGGCCGTCAGCACGTCTGCGGCAGTGCCCGTGTTGGAATCCGTGGCCTGGTTGGCCGCCTGTCCTGCAGCGGTCACGTGATCAGGCTGTGGAGTTGGTGCGGTGCCCAGTACCACCGCGATGTGGTGCGCCAAGTTCATGGCATCACGAGGGGCGGTCGAACAAACATCGCTCCAGAGTGGCGCGCATCACGCGAAAAGGCAATTCCATAACGTAAAGATGTGGACAACTCCGGCGTGTCGTTCGCCGGAGTTAGGTAAGGCTCCCTTCGCGACTGCCCGGAAACAGGTTTGTATAAGCTCTTCCCTGTGGCTGACGCACCGGTGGGGATCTTCGACTCAGGCTTCGGGGGACTCACCGTCGCCCGCGCGGTTCTCGACCAGTTGCCGCACGAACCGATCCTGTATCTCGGCGACACCGCCCGCCAGCCGTACGGTCCGAAGCCGATCGCCGAGGTGCGTGAGTACGCGCTGGAGTGTCTCGATCATCTGGTCGAGGCCGGCGTGAAGATGCTCGTGATCGCGTGCAACTCCGCCAGCGCCGCGATGCTGCGGGACGCCCGCGAGCGGTACGACGTACCGGTCGTCGAGGTGATCCTGCCCGCGGCCCGGCGAGCGGTTGCCGCGACGCGCAACCAGCGCGTCGGCGTGATCTGCACGAAGGCAACAGCTCAATCGCTTGCGTACGAAGACGGTTTCGCCGCGGCGCCGCAGATCGAGCTGTTCACGCGGGCGTGCCCGAAGTTCGTGCCGTTCGTCGAGGCCGGCGTGACGTCGGGACCCGAGCTGATCGAGGCCGCGCACGAGTATCTCGATCCGATGGTCGAGGCCGGTGTCGACACGCTGATCCTCGGCTGCACCCACTACCCGCTGCTCACCGGCGTGATCTCGTACGTGATGGGTGACAACGTCACCCTGGTCAGCAGCGCCGACGAATGCGCGAAGGACGTCTACAGCGTGCTCACGAAGACCGGCCTGCTCCGCCCGGACAACCTGCCGGACCCGCAGCACCGCTTCGTCACGACAGGAAGCCCGGACGAGTTCGCGGCGATCGGCTCGCGGTTCCTCGGACCGGTGCTGTCGAGCGTCGACCAGTTCGCCTGGGTTCGCTGAACTGTGACCTGGGTCGCACCCGGATGTTGTCGGCGGCATCGGACGGCGGTGGATCGCCTGTGTGGCAGGCGGATCGACGCGTCGGGCCTGTCTGCAAACGTCGGAACTCGCCGGTAGTGTTCGAAGTATGAAGCTCACCGTGATCGGTTGCTCCGGGTCCGTGCCCGGGCCGGACTCGGCCGCCTCGAGCTATCTGGTCACGGCCGAGGGGTTCAACCTGATCCTCGACCTCGGCAGCGGTGCGCTCGGGTCGCTCCAGCGGCACCTGTCCGTGCCGGAGATCGGGGCGATCGGCCTGTCCCACCTGCATCCTGACCACTGCATGGATCTGTGCGGGCTGTACGTCGCGGCGAAATACGCCCCGGGCTCGCCGATCCCGCGGATCCCCGTTTACGGACCGCCAGGGACGGCGCAGCGGATGGCGCTGGCCTACGACCTGCCGCTCG carries:
- a CDS encoding aldo/keto reductase, coding for METRKLGRTGRDVGVVGLGAWQLGADWGVVNESDALGVLHAAIEGGVTFIDTADVYGDGRSERLVGQVLKSHEGLTVATKMGRRVEQVPENYNLDNFRAWNDRSRQNLGVDTIDLVQLHCPPTPVYSNDEVFDALDSMVDEGRIAAYGVSVETCAEALTAIARPNVASVQIILNAFRLKPLDEVLPAAAAAGVGIIARVPLASGLLSGKYDEHTTFSADDHRTYNRHGEAFDVGETFSGVDFTTGLAAVRRLMPWLSAGTTMSQFALRWILDQPGVSVVIPGARNPDQVAGNISAATIPPLTEDQLTAVRTTYDELIRPQIHDRW
- a CDS encoding Mov34/MPN/PAD-1 family protein, with translation MLVIEKVTYDAIVAHARKDHPDEACGVVAGAEGSDRATRFIPMLNAAMSPTFYEFDSGDLFRLYKEMGERDEEPVVIYHSHTATEAYPSRTDINLAQEPGAHYVLVSTRDGADSPAYDGPVEFRSYRIVDGEVTEEEVRVVGSYEETSEGEH
- a CDS encoding MoaD family protein; protein product: MAIELRVPTILRTYTGGAKAVDGDGATLAEFIDNVNGNHPGLKERIVEGEPEELRRFVNVYVNDEDVRFTGGLKTEIKDGDVVVVLPAVAGG
- a CDS encoding PLP-dependent cysteine synthase family protein, yielding MMRFDSLLDSVGGTPLVGLPKLSPSADVRLWAKLEDHNPTGSIKDRAALRMLLDAEKDGRLRPGNTILEPTSGNTGISLAMAAKLRGYRMVCVMPENTSAERRQILRMWGVEIISSPAAGGSNEAVRVAKQVAEDHPDWVMLYQYGNPSNALAHYDGTAREIFTDLPSVTHFVAGLGTTGTLMGAGRFFREHKPEVKIVAAEPRYGELVYGLRNLDEGFVPELYDETLIDARFSVGPRDAVRRVRELLDNEGIFAGISTGAILHAALGQAAKCVRDGETADIAFVVADGGWKYLSTGAYEGTIDEAEDRLEGQLWA
- the murI gene encoding glutamate racemase yields the protein MADAPVGIFDSGFGGLTVARAVLDQLPHEPILYLGDTARQPYGPKPIAEVREYALECLDHLVEAGVKMLVIACNSASAAMLRDARERYDVPVVEVILPAARRAVAATRNQRVGVICTKATAQSLAYEDGFAAAPQIELFTRACPKFVPFVEAGVTSGPELIEAAHEYLDPMVEAGVDTLILGCTHYPLLTGVISYVMGDNVTLVSSADECAKDVYSVLTKTGLLRPDNLPDPQHRFVTTGSPDEFAAIGSRFLGPVLSSVDQFAWVR